The Sulfurospirillum deleyianum DSM 6946 nucleotide sequence TTGTTACAAAAATCAAATAAATAGGTCGCATTAATCTCATAATCAAGGCGGTGTGTCACATCATTTTTAAGCTTTCGTGTCTCATTCATAATAACAAACTCTTGTTCACTAATGGTTTTAAGTGAGCGCAACTCTTCAAGCAATTTAAACTGTGTCATACTACGAGACGTCCCTGGAATCAGAACTTCTGCTACAAACTCATAATACGCTTCCACCGCTAAAATCATCACATAAAGATTTTTTCCCAGAGGATTTTCTTCTTGCTCAATAAAATCTTTAAAATAGTGCAGTTTTTGCATTTCAACCATCATATACGTATCCTTTTTTTATTATATTAGAGTTCTTACAGAACTCTTGACACGCCTTTAAAGCAAAGCTCTAAAGGCTACGTTAACACTGGGTTTTCCTAGACGGAATGCCCACGCACCTTTGGTGCTTTTTATTCTTGCAAAATGAGTTTTGCAAGAAGTCTATTTAACTTTACAATTTTTAGCGCCAATGCCACACGTTTTAGCGGCTTTCTTAGCTTTATTCGCTTTAATCTCTTCTCGTTTTTTACGAAGCCCGTTAGGACGTTTATTGGCTTTTTCACGATCAATTTTAGCTTGAATCGTATGTTTTTTTGCCTCTTTTTCAACCCACTCTTTGGTTTCAAAACCAGGATAAAACTCGGTTTTAATCGTATATTTTAAAATCTTTTCAATCTCTTTAAATTTATTTTTTTCTTCTTGCGCAACAAGCGAAATAGCTCTTCCTTCTTTTCCCGCACGCCCTGTTCGTCCTGCTCGGTGTGTATAATCTTCTGCATCACCTGGTAATTCATAGTTAATAACATAAGGCAAATCTTCGATATCAAGCCCACGAGAAGCAATATCCGTTGCAACAAGCACTCGAATAGCATTTTCTTTAAACGCATGAATAGCTTGCGTACGTTTGGAGTGCGCTTTATCGCCGTGCAAAACCAGCGTTTTTAAACCACTCGCATTCAAATACTCCCCAACCTCATCCGCACTCTGTTTGGTTTTGGTAAAGACTAACACTTGATGCCAATTATGGGTGCCTATCATAAAAGAGAGCAATTCGCATTTGCGTTCTTTATCAACAAGATAAAGCGTTTGTTCTACTTTTTTTGCAAAATCACCTTGATTATTAATAGCCACCGTGACAGGCTTTTTCAAGCTGACTTCAGAGAGACGTTTGACCGATTTTGAAAGTCCCACAGAAAAAAGTAGCGTTTGGCGTTTTTTAGGGAAAAGTCCCAAAAGCGTTTGCACTTCATCCCAAAAACCCATATCTAAGATTCTATCAGCTTCATCAAAAACAACAATTTCAACACGAGACAAATCCACATTGCCAAGCTTCACATGCTCCAAAAGTCTTCCAGGCGTTGCAATCAAAATATCAATACCTTTATCCAACTTTTTGGCTTGTGGGGTAAACTTCACACCACCATAAATCGCCGCACTGCTAAGCGGTACATTTTTGCCATACGCTTGCACACTCGCACCCACTTGCGAAGCCAACTCTCTGGTTGGAACCAAAATCAGCGCTCGTACCACTTTGGAAGTCGTTGATTTTTGTGTTTTTTTATTTAAGATATGAAGCAATGGAAGCGCATACGCCGCCGTTTTTCCCGTTCCCGTTTGCGCCGTTGCCATGACATCTTTACCCTCAAGTACCAAAGGAATCACCTTGTTTTGTACGGGTGTAGGTTTGGTATATCCTAACTCACGCACCGCATCCCTAATGGGCTCGCTTAAGCCTAATTTTTCAAATACCATTGTATTTCCTTCTTCTTTTATCTACTTTTATTGTACCTAAGGTTTATTTAAAACATCGACTACTAGACTTTGAGCATACAAAAGCAAAGGATTTTTATGAAATACATCTTGATGCTCCTAAGCCTATTATTTTTCATGGGCTGTGCTCCAAAAATTGTTGATATGGCAACCATCAACCCTGCAATCAAACCCCTTCCAAACCAAACTCTAGCGGTTTATGATGAGAGCATGGATGCCATTTTGTTTTACGAATTTTCTCAAAAAGAGGGACTTTTAATGCAACAAACATGGGGGAAAATCCTCCCGTTTCGTGTGGAGTTTATGGATTTGTGGATGACTGGATTGGGGCATGATATCAAAAGGCTAACCTCTAATCACGCTGAAGAAATACGCCCTGCTCTGATGTACAATGCCAAAATACAAGGCTTAAAAACTTTACATGTAAACCAAAAAGACTACCTTATTGAGACGGATTTTGCTGAGCAAATGGTTGATGTCATTGAACAGTATGAAGAAAAGATGAAACGCTATGAGAGAGATAGAAAATTTCCTTTTCTTTTATAGCGCAAAAGCAGTTTATCTCTTTTTGAGAGGCTTTTAGGCATACTTTCGCCAAAAAAGAGAGGAAATCTATGGAAAATTTACCCGCATGTCCAAAATGTCACTGCGAATACACCTATGAAGATGGAGCAATGTTTATCTGCCCTGAGTGTGCGCACGAATGGGAAAAAGTGAGCACTTCAAGCGAAGAGAACAGCAGGGTTGTCAAAGATGCGCATGGAACGATTTTAGCCGATGGTGACACCGTTATCGTTATAAAAGATCTTAAACTCAAAGGCTCTTCAGCGGTCATCAAAGGTGGCACCAAAGTGAAAAATATTCGTCTTAATTTTGAGAGTGATCACAACCTTGACTGCAAAGTTGAAGGCATTGGGGCGATGGGATTAAAATCGGAATTTGTCAAAAAGGCTTAACAAAGCACTTTTTGAATTAAGACCATATAGATAAGTGTTGCGGTAAAAATGCTTAAGAGTGCGTTTTTAAAACTTACATGTAAAGCTATCGCAACACTCACCCCAACAATCTCCGCCAAACCGTAAGGATAAACCTCCCACTTCACATCTTTTAAGGCGTAAAAAACCAAAATCACCATAATCATCAAAGGCATATTACGCTCAATGTAGCGTATGAGAGGTGATGGCTCACGATTTCGAAAGAGCATAAAGGGAATGAGGCGTGTCGCATACGTCGCAAACATAGCAACCACAATGCCTCCGATAAGATAACTACTCTGCATCTTGCATACTCCTTTTAAAAACAATCAACACAAACGCCGCCAAACAAAGTGATAAAATCAGCATCTTTTGCGGTGGAAAAAACACCATGCCAAACAACCCAATAATGAGCGCTACCAAAAACGGCTGATGCAGTCTGCTTTTTTTATACAACTCAATGGAAAGTACCACAAACAAAGCGGTCAATGAAAACTCAATGCCCTCGTAATTAAAAGGAACGACATTGCCTAAAACCGCACCCAATACACTGCCCATAATCCAATAGCATTGATTTAAAAAGGTAATGATAAGATAAGCCCTTTCACGGTGCTGCTCTTCAATCTCACTCGTTTTTAAAAGTGCAAACGTCTCATCGGTGAGTCCAAAAATGAGGTAATGCTTTTTCCATGAAAAATTTTTAAAGGCTGAAATCATGGAAAGCCCATAAAAGGTATGACGAAGATTGAGCAAAAAGGTGGCAATGGCGATTTCTAAAATGGTCGCTTGTGAAGCAAAAAGAGTGAGTGCCAAAAACTGCCCTGAACCTGCAAAAATAAACAGGCTCATAAAAAAAGCGTAGTACCATGGAATAAGCATTTTGGAAAGCAAAAGTCCAAATGCCATACCCAAAGGAATATAGCCCATTAAGACGGGAATGGTCAGTTTAAAAATAGCAAAAAAATTCATAGCATATCTTTACATGTAACACTATTTTTTGATGTAGCGATTGAGATAGTTTTGAGTGGCGTTTTGCTCCTCAATCTTTTGAGAAAGCTCTTTGTTTGGAGCTTCCTCGCTCAGTGTTGTATCGGAAAAATAGAAAAAATCAATCGCTAAAATAATAGCAATGATGACAAAAATAGGAATCAAAAAAAGCATACTAAAATCTATTGTTTTAGCGCATTAACGGTTTGAAGCATCTCATCACTGGTGGTAATCGCTTTGGAGTTGGCTTCATACGCCCTTTGCCCCGTAATCAAATCCGTCATCTCTTCCACCAGCTGCACGTTACTCATTTCAACAAACTGCTGTCTGGTTTGCCCAAGACCATTAAGTCCAGGTTCACTGACAATCGGGTCTCCCGAAGCAGAGGTGTTAATGTAGTTATTATCACCCAAAGAGTGAAGACCTGCTGGATTAATGAAGTTTGCAAGCTCAATCTGCCCGATTTCATTCGTCTCAGTTTGTCCTGCTTGAAGCACGGAGACAACACCGTTCACACCAATGGTAATTTGTGTCGCATCCTCAGGAATAGTAAGTTCTGGTAAGAGTCTATACCCATCGCTATTGACCACACTTCCTTCGCTATCAAGCTTAAACGAGCCATTTCTCGTATAGCCTGTGGTACCATCTGGAAGCTGAATTTGAAAAAAACCATTACCCGTAATGGCAACATCAAGCGAGTTACCTGTCTCTTTAAAGTTGCCTTGCGTAAATTGCTTTGCAATGGCTGTGGGGCGAACACCAAGACCTACTTCAATGCCTGTAGGAGAGGTGCTAGTAGCACTGGTTGACGTTCCTGCATACGTCATGGTTTGATACATTAAATCCGCAAACTCCGCACGCTGTTTTTTATAACCAATGGTATTGACGTTTGAAATGTTATTTGAAGTCGTATCGATTTGCGTTTGCTGCGCAATCATACCCGTTGCAGCAGTATAAAGTGAACGTATCATCTTTGCTTAGTCCTTACCTAAAATTTATGCTTTGGTTGATGCAAGTTTTGAGATTGCATCTGAATTTAAATCATTCATGTGTGATTTCATCACTTTTTGGTACATCTCCACCAAACGATTGGTTTCAATAAGCCCTACCATCTCACTTACGGGATTAATATTGCTAGTCTCTAAAAATCCTTGCGCAACAAAATCCCCATTTTCAAGTTGGGTTAGCTCATCCGTGCTCTTAAAAGCATACAAACTCTCACCCTCTTTAGTGAGAGACTTAATGTCATCGCTTTTTACCAGATACATCTGTCCTATTTCATCATCCCCGACAAACAACGCTCCACTTTGATTGACACGAAGTTCTCCATCTTCTGGAACTTCAATGTATTGCTTGTTTTGAAAATAGGTCGAAGGAAGCACAGGATAGCCCTCTTTGGTGGTTAAAATACCTACATTATTTAACGTAAATGAACCATTTTGCGTTAAGCGAATACCATTGGGCGTTTCAACCATAAAAAACGCATCATCACGCTTCAAGGCAAAATCAAGCGCATTACCTGTGTTTTTGATGCCACCTTGCTCATACTTAATGTACTGCTCGACAATATGAGGAACCCTAGACATCGCTGCATTGACAAATTTACTCGCCTCTTTGGTATTGTCACGTAAGGGCATCTCTTCTTTGTATTCTTGAAAAATACGTTTAAAATCTCCCACAACCACATCATCTCTTTTAAAAGCTGTTGTGTTTAAATTGGCAAGATTATTGGAGATAACATTGAGTCGATTAAACTGTGTTACCATTGCGCCTGTAACGTCATAATAGCCATTTTGCATTGTTTTATCCACATAGTCAAAAATTATTTTCTAACTAAAGCAACTCCTGTTCCACCTTTGAAAAATAAGAGCTTTAATGATAATTAAAAGAAAACTCGGTATAATCCACATCTTTTTTAATGAGAAAACATAAAAAATCAAAATCTCCAACACCCTTACTCTTAAGGAGAGTTACACCCATGGCTTCAAAAGAACTGTATACAGAATTAGAAGAGCTTTTTGTCGAAAATGAAAAATCTTATGTCACGTATGAAAACGTGATGGAACTCTTTGTAAAACCCCCAACACCCGCAAACGTTAAAAAGTTGATGGGATTGCTCGAAAAATACAAAGTCACCCTTATTTCTTCTGCTGAAATTGCGAAACTTCGCAACAAAGAAGAGGCAAAAAAACGTGAAGAAGAGCGCCAAAAACTCCAAGACGAAGCCTTAGAAGACGAGTTTGACCTTGCCAGTGAAAAAGAGCTTTTAGAGTGGTCAAGAAGCGACAGTCCTGTGCGTATGTATCTAAGAGAGATGGGACAAATTTCGCTTTTAACCAAAGAAGAAGAGATTGACATTAGTAAAAAGATAGAGTTTGGCGAAGATATTATTATTGATGCGTTTTGTTCAGTGCCTTATCTTATCGACTTTATTTTAGATTATAAAGAAGCCTTGATTAATCGTGAACGCCGTGTTAAAGAGTTGTTTAAAACCTTTGAAGATGACGATGATGGCGATGACGATGATAGCGATGATGGGGAGGAGTTTGATGAAGAAGGGGAAGAGAAACGCCCCCTTTCTAAAAAAGATAACTCTCGAACCGAAAAAGTCATCGAAAGCTTTAAAGCCTTAGAAAAAGCAAAAAAAGATTGGATGAAGAGTTTTGCTCGTCCACCTGAAGAGAATCTTGATGCTGAAGAGATGATGAATTACGATTTGGCATTGGCGTATAAAAAGAAATTGCTTAAAGACGCATTGATGGATTTAGGGCCAACCAGTAAACTCATTAATGAACTCGTCAAATCTATGGAAACAGCTCTTAAGAGTGATTTTGAGTTTGATAAAGAACTCAAACGCCTAGAGTATCGTTTACCTCTTTTTAACGAAACACTCAAAGAAAATCATCAAAATCTTCTTAAAAACATCATTGATTTAAACAAAGAAGATATCGCTACAATGGTTCCAGAAGCTACAATGGTTTCAACGTATATGGAAATTAAAAAGCTTTTTCAAACCAAAGAAGCCAGTAAGCAAGGCTTTGATTTGGACCCTGAAAAGCTCAAAGAGATTTTGGAGCAAATCAAACGGGGTAAAAAAATTGCCGATGAGTCTAAAACACGTATGGCAAAAAGTAACCTTCGTCTGGTTGTTTCTATTGCTAAACGTTACACCAACCGAGGCTTGCCATTTTTGGATTTGATTCAAGAAGGAAACATTGGTTTGATGAAAGCGGTTGATAAATTTGAGTACAAAAAAGGGTACAAATTTTCAACCTACGCCACATGGTGGATTCGTCAAGCCATCTCACGTGCGATTGCCGATCAAGCCCGTACCATTCGTATCCCAATTCATATGATTGAGACCATTAACCGTATCAATAAAATCATTCGTAAACACCTTCAAGAAGAAGGTAAAGAGCCAGACATCGAGACCATTGCATTGGAAGTGGGCTTGAGTGCGGATAAAGTTAAAAACGTTATTAAAATCACCAAAGAGCCTATTTCGTTGGAAGCGCCTATTGGTAACGAAGACGATGGAAAATTTGGTGATTTTGTCGAAGATAAAACATCCATTGCCCCTCTTGAGCATATTTTAAAATCAGACCTTAAAGAGCAAATTGACGATGTACTTGATCAGCTCAACGACAGAGAAAAAGCGGTCATCCGTATGCGTTTTGGTTTAATGCACGATGAGAGCGATAGAACCTTAGAAGAGATAGGTAAAGAGCTTAATGTCACTCGTGAACGTGTGCGCCAGATTGAAAGTTCTGCCATTAAAAAGCTTAAACATCCAAAAGTAGGAAGAAAACTTAAAAATTATATTGAAAGCTAAGCCATGAATTTTGCTGAAGAGTGGATAGAACACGACTACAATCCTTTTATTGTCTTTGATAGTAACGGTAAAATCATCTCCCTCAACCAAGAAGCCCAATACCTTCTTGGTGAGGTCAATCATAAAAAGATTTTTGATATTGCACAAACGTATGCAAGTATTACCTATGGCTTTAAAACGACCATTGTCGATATCGTTTTTAACTCTTATAAATTCTATGGCATCACCGTTGGCTATTTGGATGAAAATGTCATTGGTATTAAACTCTATAAAAATGCTACTAAAAAGTTTACACACGTCGAAGAGTATGGAGAGAGTGTTAATATCTATGCACTGCTAGATTTGTGTATCAGTGCAGTCGCAACAAGTTCAACGATTAAATTCAAAAAAGAGTTTGACCCTACCTTCCCTGATATCTATTTAAATGTTGAAAATTTTATGAAGCTTTTAACCAAAATTTATCATGCCCATCTGCACGCTACAACAATCACCACACGACTTTCACTGATTACAGGCGAATATATCCGCTTTAATAGTAAAAAATATCCTATCTTTTCTATTGCCATTAAAAGCGATAGCCCAGCCATACATTTTGAAAAAAATATAGAAGAAATCGCACAGAAGAGTAATTGCACGATTCAATGTGAACCTCATGAAACGGTTATTCAATCCGCTTTAGTTTCTTAAATACTTTTTTACATGTAAAGCATTCGCACTTTACATGTAAAAATAGTTTATACCTCAGATTTTACTTAAAAGTTATAAGAGATATGAGCTTTATAGGCGTCATAACTCTCATCTTTTTGGTCATTATCAATATTCGCATAGATCAAAGAAGCTTCAAGATTTTTGATAATCTCATAACTCACGCTCACATCTAACTCTTTTTCTTTAAATTTTTTATCAGCATCCCCATCATAATATTTGGTTTGCCCATACAATGCGCTAAGCGTAACTCCCTCAATTTCATACGAAGCACTCATATACGGTGTTTTTGCCTCAGGATCAAACACGTGGTTGCCTTCTTCAAATGGCGATTGATCACCCAACTCATTTAAACCTCCCATACCATCATCATGCGTGCGCATATACCCAGCAGCTAATGCTACACCAAAGAGTTCTACCCCTTGCTCAAATTGGGCAAAAGAGCCATCTTCCACGTCTGCCACATCGCTGTTGACTGTAACATAGTGCGCCATGGTTGTCGTTTTAACCGCATCACTTGGCTCAAGACTTAGGGTTGCTTTCATACCATACGCATTCAACAAATCATTACCATAATAAAGATAAGGATTGAGTTCTAAAATTTCTACGGGTGTGTATTTGGCATCGAGCATATAGACACCATCGTGTCCGTTAATTTTGGTAAAACGCTCTGAAATTTCATCAATATCAATCACCGCATTGGAGTGTGCCCATGCCATACTAAGCACTAAATGATCGACTGCGGTTACTTCAGCACTCACACCATCAATATAGTCTGTTAGCCAATTAAAATCAACATCTTGGCGTCCCAATACTACTTTGCCCATTCCCTCTTGTTCGATTTTAAGATAAGCTTTTGAAAGAGCCATTCTATCTCCCATCGCCTCATCGTACGCATCATGATAGCTACTGGTTTGAACACTACCCCAACCAGCAACACCCACGCTCACACCATGAAAAGGAGCCGTTTCAAACCCTACATTAAGATAACCATTAGAAAAACTATCGTTTTTACTCTCGCCTTTTCTATCATTATGGACACCAAACCAACCCACAGTACCTGTAACCTCAGCTTTTGTAAGTGCCTCTTCAAGTGAAGTGGCATCTGCTGCGACACTGAAAGAACTTCCTAAAATCAACGCCGCTAAAACATGTGAATAACGAAATTTCATCTTTGACCCTTTTAATAATTATTGATAACTAATATCGAATAGTATGTAAAAAGAGCTTAATTCTTGATAATATGATAAAAATTATCATTTTAATTTGATAAGAAGATTGAAGTATTGAAAGAAGAAGCACACGCAAGAGCGTGTGCTTTAGGGATTAAGCAAGGGTTGCTTGATACATCCAAAGTTGTTTTTCAAGCTCGGCAACTTTTTCATCTGCCATTGCCATCGTTGTGGTATCTCGAACCTCTTCTGCAAGTTTAGAGAGTTTAACCCATTCTGCATGCATTGCTTCTAGTGCTTTAACCACATGGGAAATCACTTCTTTAGCTTCAAATGAATTTTTAGTCTCTTCTTTAAGCGTTGAAGCCTCTACAATTTCAGAAAGAGTCACTAAAGGCTTACCGCCTAATTGTAAAATGCGCTCTGCTGTATCATCAAAAATTTCTGACATTGCATCGTAAAGTTTTTCTGTCATCTCATGGACTGGAAAAAACTGCATCCCTTTAACATTCCAATGATAGTTATGAAACGTGACGTATAAAACGTGACTATTAGCTTGAATCTCTTGTAATTGTTTAATAACTTTTGACATCATAGACTCCTTAAATTTATTTTATTGACGAAAAAATTATAGCATACTATTCTTAAATAATAATAATTACTAACTAATAGATTAATTTTCTTACCCTACCTTGAACGTAAGATATACGAGACGTCTTGCATAACTCACTGAAAAAAGTCTACTACTTTTTCTTGACATTGCAACTATCTTTGCCACATCCGCACCCTTTAGTTTTAAAGAGTGTTCGATAAAGATAGTAGATAGCACCCAACGTAACCAATCCTAAAAAAATGTTTTCAAGCATGATAAAACCTTGTAAAATGAGAGTAAAAAGAGGTTTTGGAGTCTTTACATGTAAAGATAAGAGGGAAAACCCTCTTTCTCTTTATTTCATAGGTTTAGCTTCCACCCAAATCACGGCATCTTGACTGAGTTCTTTGCCTTTATATTCTTTATCCACACCCACACCCAGTGCTGCAAATCCCCAAAATCCAGCTTTTGGAAGTGCAAAGGTAAACTCACCGTCTTTATTGGCTTTAATGCCCATCGTTACAAACGCATCTTGTGGAGCTTTTACACGATCTTTTCCCATTTTATTGTTTTTAATATCCACATCTCGATTGATATATTCTACTTCAATTTCAGCAAAAGGAACAGGTTTGCCATTGGACTTAACCACACCAGTAAAACTACCCCCTTCCCAAATTGCATAGGGCTTTGTCAAAGGAACGATTTCGGCTTTAAGCCCTAAATCCGCATCCCAATCCGTTGGTGTTCCTGCAACATTCACGATGGTTTTGGTAATTTGCTGGATGTACGCATCTTCACCTTTTTCATAATAAGGTGCAGGGGTTAACACTAAAATGTGATCACCCATTTTTTGCGCTTTGTACTCAGAAGCAAAGCCTTTGCCACTGTTATGATTGCCTTTAAAGGTAATCTCTTTCAGGGTTGATTTCAAATCCGTTTTTTGCTCTTTATTGATAGCAAAAAAATCTACCACAGGCGCTAGAGCGTCGCTGTCGTGTTGTTTGCCCATATCCATGGTATGTTCATCCGCAAACGGGTGAGTGAAAACATGACGCAATTCTATTTTTCCCCCTTTTTCGAGTGCCATATTGGGTGTATAAAGCATTTGAAAGTGCGCTAACGCACTTGAGGCAATCACGGAAGAGACCAACGCAACTTTAAGAAAACTTTTTGTCATAAAAACTCCTTTATAATGTT carries:
- the flgG gene encoding flagellar basal-body rod protein FlgG, with translation MIRSLYTAATGMIAQQTQIDTTSNNISNVNTIGYKKQRAEFADLMYQTMTYAGTSTSATSTSPTGIEVGLGVRPTAIAKQFTQGNFKETGNSLDVAITGNGFFQIQLPDGTTGYTRNGSFKLDSEGSVVNSDGYRLLPELTIPEDATQITIGVNGVVSVLQAGQTETNEIGQIELANFINPAGLHSLGDNNYINTSASGDPIVSEPGLNGLGQTRQQFVEMSNVQLVEEMTDLITGQRAYEANSKAITTSDEMLQTVNALKQ
- the rpoD gene encoding RNA polymerase sigma factor RpoD; amino-acid sequence: MASKELYTELEELFVENEKSYVTYENVMELFVKPPTPANVKKLMGLLEKYKVTLISSAEIAKLRNKEEAKKREEERQKLQDEALEDEFDLASEKELLEWSRSDSPVRMYLREMGQISLLTKEEEIDISKKIEFGEDIIIDAFCSVPYLIDFILDYKEALINRERRVKELFKTFEDDDDGDDDDSDDGEEFDEEGEEKRPLSKKDNSRTEKVIESFKALEKAKKDWMKSFARPPEENLDAEEMMNYDLALAYKKKLLKDALMDLGPTSKLINELVKSMETALKSDFEFDKELKRLEYRLPLFNETLKENHQNLLKNIIDLNKEDIATMVPEATMVSTYMEIKKLFQTKEASKQGFDLDPEKLKEILEQIKRGKKIADESKTRMAKSNLRLVVSIAKRYTNRGLPFLDLIQEGNIGLMKAVDKFEYKKGYKFSTYATWWIRQAISRAIADQARTIRIPIHMIETINRINKIIRKHLQEEGKEPDIETIALEVGLSADKVKNVIKITKEPISLEAPIGNEDDGKFGDFVEDKTSIAPLEHILKSDLKEQIDDVLDQLNDREKAVIRMRFGLMHDESDRTLEEIGKELNVTRERVRQIESSAIKKLKHPKVGRKLKNYIES
- a CDS encoding DUF4198 domain-containing protein is translated as MTKSFLKVALVSSVIASSALAHFQMLYTPNMALEKGGKIELRHVFTHPFADEHTMDMGKQHDSDALAPVVDFFAINKEQKTDLKSTLKEITFKGNHNSGKGFASEYKAQKMGDHILVLTPAPYYEKGEDAYIQQITKTIVNVAGTPTDWDADLGLKAEIVPLTKPYAIWEGGSFTGVVKSNGKPVPFAEIEVEYINRDVDIKNNKMGKDRVKAPQDAFVTMGIKANKDGEFTFALPKAGFWGFAALGVGVDKEYKGKELSQDAVIWVEAKPMK
- a CDS encoding AzlC family ABC transporter permease: MNFFAIFKLTIPVLMGYIPLGMAFGLLLSKMLIPWYYAFFMSLFIFAGSGQFLALTLFASQATILEIAIATFLLNLRHTFYGLSMISAFKNFSWKKHYLIFGLTDETFALLKTSEIEEQHRERAYLIITFLNQCYWIMGSVLGAVLGNVVPFNYEGIEFSLTALFVVLSIELYKKSRLHQPFLVALIIGLFGMVFFPPQKMLILSLCLAAFVLIVFKRSMQDAE
- a CDS encoding zinc ribbon domain-containing protein YjdM, whose translation is MENLPACPKCHCEYTYEDGAMFICPECAHEWEKVSTSSEENSRVVKDAHGTILADGDTVIVIKDLKLKGSSAVIKGGTKVKNIRLNFESDHNLDCKVEGIGAMGLKSEFVKKA
- a CDS encoding branched-chain amino acid transporter permease; this translates as MQSSYLIGGIVVAMFATYATRLIPFMLFRNREPSPLIRYIERNMPLMIMVILVFYALKDVKWEVYPYGLAEIVGVSVAIALHVSFKNALLSIFTATLIYMVLIQKVLC
- a CDS encoding Opr family porin, which produces MKFRYSHVLAALILGSSFSVAADATSLEEALTKAEVTGTVGWFGVHNDRKGESKNDSFSNGYLNVGFETAPFHGVSVGVAGWGSVQTSSYHDAYDEAMGDRMALSKAYLKIEQEGMGKVVLGRQDVDFNWLTDYIDGVSAEVTAVDHLVLSMAWAHSNAVIDIDEISERFTKINGHDGVYMLDAKYTPVEILELNPYLYYGNDLLNAYGMKATLSLEPSDAVKTTTMAHYVTVNSDVADVEDGSFAQFEQGVELFGVALAAGYMRTHDDGMGGLNELGDQSPFEEGNHVFDPEAKTPYMSASYEIEGVTLSALYGQTKYYDGDADKKFKEKELDVSVSYEIIKNLEASLIYANIDNDQKDESYDAYKAHISYNF
- a CDS encoding flagellar hook-basal body protein; translated protein: MQNGYYDVTGAMVTQFNRLNVISNNLANLNTTAFKRDDVVVGDFKRIFQEYKEEMPLRDNTKEASKFVNAAMSRVPHIVEQYIKYEQGGIKNTGNALDFALKRDDAFFMVETPNGIRLTQNGSFTLNNVGILTTKEGYPVLPSTYFQNKQYIEVPEDGELRVNQSGALFVGDDEIGQMYLVKSDDIKSLTKEGESLYAFKSTDELTQLENGDFVAQGFLETSNINPVSEMVGLIETNRLVEMYQKVMKSHMNDLNSDAISKLASTKA
- a CDS encoding Dps family protein, which produces MSKVIKQLQEIQANSHVLYVTFHNYHWNVKGMQFFPVHEMTEKLYDAMSEIFDDTAERILQLGGKPLVTLSEIVEASTLKEETKNSFEAKEVISHVVKALEAMHAEWVKLSKLAEEVRDTTTMAMADEKVAELEKQLWMYQATLA
- a CDS encoding DEAD/DEAH box helicase encodes the protein MVFEKLGLSEPIRDAVRELGYTKPTPVQNKVIPLVLEGKDVMATAQTGTGKTAAYALPLLHILNKKTQKSTTSKVVRALILVPTRELASQVGASVQAYGKNVPLSSAAIYGGVKFTPQAKKLDKGIDILIATPGRLLEHVKLGNVDLSRVEIVVFDEADRILDMGFWDEVQTLLGLFPKKRQTLLFSVGLSKSVKRLSEVSLKKPVTVAINNQGDFAKKVEQTLYLVDKERKCELLSFMIGTHNWHQVLVFTKTKQSADEVGEYLNASGLKTLVLHGDKAHSKRTQAIHAFKENAIRVLVATDIASRGLDIEDLPYVINYELPGDAEDYTHRAGRTGRAGKEGRAISLVAQEEKNKFKEIEKILKYTIKTEFYPGFETKEWVEKEAKKHTIQAKIDREKANKRPNGLRKKREEIKANKAKKAAKTCGIGAKNCKVK